A window from Phycisphaeraceae bacterium encodes these proteins:
- a CDS encoding phytoene/squalene synthase family protein produces the protein MSTVAPISLGPPTEALLQAARACEEITRRRARNFYYGLRLTPEPERFAMFIIYAWMRQADDLADAGGAGPEERCQRIAEFRAATDAAFRGQPVDDSPLWIGFSEVTQRWPIRRQDFHDMLDGQLADIRGDTHETWDDLRRFCYRVASTVGLICIHVWGFNDPEAPKLAIDRGIAFQLTNVLRDFREDFDKGHVYLPARDFEAMELTPEMVRRWTPADRCTEFIKAQADRARAHYQSSLALDGMITQSCEPTLWAMTTIYRGLLEKILADPERVVRERRIRLSAARKAWIAFRARFKAASSGRP, from the coding sequence ATGAGCACCGTCGCCCCCATCTCGCTTGGACCCCCGACCGAGGCGCTGCTCCAAGCGGCGCGCGCCTGCGAGGAGATCACCCGTCGCCGCGCGAGGAACTTCTATTACGGGCTGCGCCTGACGCCGGAGCCGGAGCGCTTCGCGATGTTCATCATCTACGCGTGGATGCGCCAGGCCGATGACCTCGCCGACGCCGGCGGTGCCGGACCCGAGGAGCGCTGCCAGCGGATTGCGGAGTTCCGGGCGGCGACCGATGCGGCCTTCCGGGGGCAGCCGGTCGATGATTCGCCGCTCTGGATCGGATTCAGTGAGGTCACGCAGCGATGGCCCATCCGGCGGCAGGACTTCCACGACATGCTCGATGGTCAACTCGCGGATATCCGCGGAGACACCCATGAGACCTGGGATGACCTCCGGCGCTTCTGCTATCGAGTGGCGAGCACGGTGGGGCTCATCTGCATCCATGTCTGGGGATTCAATGATCCCGAGGCACCGAAGCTGGCGATCGATCGCGGCATCGCCTTTCAACTCACGAATGTGCTGCGTGACTTCCGCGAGGACTTCGACAAGGGGCATGTCTACCTGCCGGCACGAGACTTCGAGGCGATGGAGCTCACGCCCGAGATGGTGCGGCGATGGACTCCCGCGGATCGCTGCACGGAGTTCATCAAGGCGCAGGCTGATCGGGCCCGAGCCCACTACCAGAGTTCGCTCGCTCTCGACGGCATGATCACGCAGAGCTGCGAGCCGACGCTCTGGGCGATGACGACCATCTATCGCGGGCTCCTCGAGAAGATTCTTGCGGATCCTGAGCGCGTGGTGCGCGAGCGACGCATCCGACTGAGCGCCGCACGCAAGGCGTGGATCGCCTTCAGGGCCCGCTTCAAGGCGGCGTCATCGGGACGACCATGA
- the queG gene encoding tRNA epoxyqueuosine(34) reductase QueG, which translates to MKPGDSTPAEPSQSERRAFTDEVVERLRESGFALVGICDAVASDHAPEFRQWLDDGRHGEMAWLAEHVAERLDPRVLVPGARSVICVADRYHDGRRAMLDSENASDRRGLVARYARGGDYHAIIRSRLEPLAREWRTRHTPHRFRICVDTAPILEREHAMRAGLGRIGKHTLLIAEGLGSWLSLGEIVTTFPLMPLLAQPRAASPDPCGSCTRCIDACPTGAITAWSVDASRCLSYSTIEHSGEVDPRLEATPGRWLYGCDDCQEVCPHNQPTRRSRRAGVGAGYEPRIDPLDLLEVLGWSEAHHRAAATTAILRRATRSMWRRNAVILLGAHLGRHPRDETVRRRLAAITSDESEDSVVRETARRALARADSSP; encoded by the coding sequence ATGAAGCCCGGCGACTCGACACCGGCTGAACCGTCGCAGTCGGAGCGGCGCGCGTTCACCGACGAAGTGGTGGAGCGTCTCCGCGAGTCAGGCTTCGCGCTGGTCGGGATCTGCGACGCGGTTGCAAGTGACCACGCCCCGGAGTTTCGGCAGTGGCTCGACGATGGTCGTCACGGAGAGATGGCGTGGCTCGCCGAGCATGTGGCGGAACGCCTCGACCCGCGCGTGCTCGTCCCGGGAGCGCGGAGCGTCATCTGTGTCGCCGATCGCTATCACGATGGGCGGCGAGCCATGCTCGATTCGGAGAACGCGAGTGATCGCCGCGGTCTCGTGGCCCGCTACGCCCGGGGCGGTGATTACCACGCCATCATCCGCTCACGACTCGAGCCTCTCGCCAGAGAGTGGCGCACGCGGCACACTCCCCATCGCTTTCGCATCTGCGTCGATACGGCGCCGATTCTCGAGCGCGAGCATGCCATGCGGGCGGGGCTCGGTCGAATCGGCAAGCACACGCTGCTCATCGCCGAGGGCCTCGGAAGCTGGCTCTCGCTCGGAGAAATCGTCACGACCTTTCCGCTCATGCCACTCCTCGCGCAGCCTCGAGCCGCCTCGCCCGACCCATGCGGAAGCTGCACGCGCTGCATCGACGCCTGTCCGACCGGGGCCATCACCGCCTGGTCGGTCGATGCTTCGCGCTGCCTGAGCTACTCGACCATCGAGCACTCGGGAGAAGTTGATCCACGCCTTGAAGCCACGCCCGGGCGTTGGCTTTATGGCTGCGATGACTGCCAGGAGGTCTGTCCCCACAACCAGCCGACCAGACGATCGCGTCGGGCCGGTGTCGGCGCCGGGTATGAACCGCGCATCGATCCCCTCGACCTTCTTGAAGTCCTCGGCTGGAGTGAGGCGCACCACCGAGCAGCGGCCACCACGGCGATTCTCCGCCGGGCGACGCGCTCCATGTGGCGACGCAACGCGGTCATTCTGCTCGGGGCACATCTCGGGCGACACCCGCGCGATGAGACGGTCCGGCGGCGCCTGGCAGCGATCACAAGCGACGAGAGTGAGGACTCAGTGGTGCGAGAAACTGCGCGCCGGGCGCTGGCCCGGGCTGACTCAAGCCCGTGA
- a CDS encoding sugar phosphate isomerase/epimerase — MKLGVMSALFAGRPLEEVCAFVASNGLTAIELPVGAYPGQPFFDPRRVLASAPEQRRIRSLLADHGLSLSGLAVHGNPVHPSRGVARDHHSAFETAVKLAPCLGTDIVITFSGCPGGARGDKSPNWVTCPWPGDFLDTLRYQWDEVLVPYWAAQAKLASKHGVRIAWEAHPGFCVYNPDTLIRLSARAMKASGLKGRVVLGANLDPSHFFWQGIDPILAARDLGEAGLLFHVHAKDTELCPSEGPRNGYLDARPYGDLKHRAWSFRTCGDGHGTEFWKPFVSMLRRHGYDHVLSIEHEDALMSVEEGFLRAVDFLSQCIIEEPAAKPWWT, encoded by the coding sequence ATGAAGCTTGGCGTCATGAGTGCACTCTTTGCGGGCCGTCCTCTTGAGGAAGTCTGCGCCTTTGTGGCGTCGAACGGTCTGACGGCAATCGAGCTCCCCGTCGGTGCCTATCCGGGGCAGCCCTTCTTCGATCCGCGTCGCGTGCTGGCGAGCGCGCCTGAGCAGCGGCGCATTCGCTCGCTGCTGGCTGATCACGGGCTCTCGCTATCGGGCCTCGCGGTGCACGGCAATCCAGTGCATCCCAGTCGCGGTGTGGCGCGCGACCATCACTCCGCCTTCGAGACCGCGGTCAAGCTCGCCCCGTGTCTCGGCACGGACATCGTCATCACCTTCTCAGGCTGCCCTGGCGGCGCACGGGGCGACAAGTCGCCGAATTGGGTCACCTGCCCATGGCCCGGCGACTTTCTCGACACGCTTCGCTATCAATGGGATGAAGTGCTCGTGCCCTACTGGGCGGCGCAGGCGAAGCTTGCGTCGAAGCATGGTGTTCGCATCGCGTGGGAGGCGCATCCGGGCTTCTGCGTCTACAACCCCGACACGCTGATTCGCCTCAGCGCTCGTGCCATGAAGGCGAGCGGTCTCAAGGGCCGAGTCGTGCTTGGGGCCAATCTCGATCCATCACACTTCTTCTGGCAGGGGATCGATCCGATTCTCGCGGCGCGCGATCTCGGCGAGGCGGGGCTCCTTTTCCATGTGCATGCCAAGGACACCGAACTTTGTCCGAGCGAAGGGCCTCGCAACGGCTACCTCGATGCGCGCCCCTATGGCGATCTGAAGCACCGCGCATGGAGCTTCCGCACCTGTGGCGACGGACATGGCACCGAGTTCTGGAAGCCGTTCGTGAGCATGCTGCGCCGCCACGGTTACGACCATGTGCTCTCGATTGAGCACGAAGACGCGCTCATGAGCGTGGAAGAGGGCTTCCTCCGCGCAGTCGACTTTCTCTCGCAGTGCATCATCGAGGAGCCGGCCGCGAAGCCCTGGTGGACCTGA
- a CDS encoding squalene/phytoene synthase family protein: MTDIAKLLDSYGPDRCDTMTTESARAWCARMARQSRENFSVLTSLVPEDRRDDFAALYAFCRWADDLGDEMGSPERSLELLGWWRRELEACFAGAPRHPVFTALHPTIVRHDLPIAPFDDLIRAFEWDQRRTRWETWDELMASCRLSADPVGRLVLMILGEPRDADHFEPSDRICTALQLTNHWQDVRRDWQERGRLYIPREFFGAIPDFERRLERTVALGYAPDRDFLELYRGVLRQCIDRTWAMWEAGEVLLQRVAPAHRPIIWLFCAGGRHVLSKIEAWGLETCITRPRLARVRKATLVLQALWMARAQRRRAGSTAAPSVPSAARVPA; this comes from the coding sequence GTGACCGACATTGCCAAGCTTCTTGACTCGTACGGACCCGACCGCTGCGACACGATGACGACGGAGTCGGCGCGGGCGTGGTGCGCACGAATGGCCCGGCAGAGCCGCGAGAACTTCAGCGTCCTCACGAGCCTCGTCCCCGAGGATCGGCGCGACGACTTCGCGGCGCTCTACGCCTTCTGCCGCTGGGCCGACGACCTCGGTGATGAGATGGGCTCTCCCGAGCGATCACTCGAACTGCTCGGATGGTGGCGCAGGGAACTCGAAGCGTGCTTCGCCGGGGCTCCTCGGCATCCCGTCTTCACGGCGCTCCACCCGACGATCGTTCGTCACGATCTGCCGATCGCGCCCTTTGACGATCTCATCCGCGCCTTTGAGTGGGATCAGCGGCGCACGCGCTGGGAGACCTGGGATGAATTGATGGCTTCCTGCCGCCTCTCCGCAGATCCCGTCGGGCGTCTGGTCCTGATGATCCTGGGGGAGCCGCGCGACGCCGATCACTTCGAGCCGAGTGATCGAATCTGCACTGCGCTCCAGCTCACCAACCACTGGCAGGATGTCCGGCGCGACTGGCAGGAGCGGGGGCGTCTCTACATTCCAAGGGAGTTCTTCGGGGCGATTCCCGACTTCGAGCGACGCCTCGAACGGACCGTGGCGCTCGGGTACGCCCCCGATCGCGACTTCCTCGAGCTCTATCGCGGTGTGCTTCGGCAGTGCATCGATCGGACCTGGGCGATGTGGGAGGCGGGCGAGGTCCTGCTTCAACGGGTCGCTCCGGCGCATCGACCGATCATCTGGCTCTTCTGCGCCGGTGGGCGCCATGTGCTCTCCAAGATCGAGGCGTGGGGCCTTGAGACCTGCATCACCCGACCGCGCCTCGCCCGCGTGCGCAAGGCGACGCTCGTGCTCCAGGCGCTCTGGATGGCGCGGGCGCAGCGACGCCGCGCGGGGTCCACGGCCGCACCAAGCGTGCCAAGCGCGGCGAGGGTTCCGGCATGA
- a CDS encoding mucoidy inhibitor MuiA family protein — protein MSIAASAHAQVEGPRSIDIRTLKVDAPITAVTVYQGRAAITRTTTVSLEQGAHALHFVGLPASIRPETLQARSTPGATLTNVEYLEQPVAADTGSPAMVALDAEIQSLRIVIERLAEDRSLTASQARLLDQIGTRVSSDATRDLGNERLDLGALQSQLEFVHRERTRLVEADRALADRQREVERSLKALEARRAAMGRGGSVERCAEVTLAVPQSAEVTVSLTYLVTNAGWVPAYSVRAATDRSAVSIEFDASLLQQSGEDWNDVALTISTAQPTLRADPPTLTPLLIGVIPPPPPPSPTRSAVSSERLAAAPAPGGAAHDSMAFAKNAAELEAWSGGAAVVDGGTAVSFELPRRISVPSNADRRTRTRVATIAPKATFVHTAVPLLTDAVYLRSRLINESPYQLIPGPAQVFMGSEYVGTAPMGLVAPGGECIVDFGIDRSIRAVRTLVSKITSETGVFSKSRETTRRYRIVIENGSGRPIGLEVLDRRPVSQDERITVTTEGLTRPLSTDPEYLRDEAPMGILRWDLSVPATSTGANAMTVEWTTKVSAPRDLRISEFAD, from the coding sequence GTGTCGATCGCGGCCAGCGCCCACGCGCAAGTCGAGGGTCCACGGTCCATCGACATCAGGACGCTCAAGGTCGATGCGCCGATCACCGCGGTGACGGTCTATCAGGGCCGAGCAGCGATCACGCGAACAACCACGGTCTCTCTTGAACAAGGCGCTCATGCGCTCCACTTCGTCGGACTGCCCGCCTCCATTCGCCCCGAGACTCTTCAGGCGAGATCGACACCGGGTGCCACGCTCACCAATGTCGAGTACCTCGAGCAACCAGTCGCCGCCGACACCGGCTCCCCCGCGATGGTCGCGCTCGACGCCGAGATTCAGTCGCTCCGAATCGTCATCGAGCGCCTGGCGGAGGATCGCTCGCTGACGGCATCGCAGGCGCGCCTGCTCGACCAGATCGGCACCCGCGTCTCCTCTGACGCCACGCGGGATCTCGGCAACGAGCGACTGGATCTCGGAGCGCTTCAGAGTCAACTCGAGTTCGTTCATCGCGAACGAACCCGCCTCGTCGAGGCCGATCGTGCTCTGGCGGATAGGCAGCGCGAAGTCGAGCGGTCGCTCAAGGCGCTCGAGGCGCGACGCGCAGCCATGGGCCGTGGCGGCTCGGTCGAGCGCTGCGCGGAGGTCACGCTCGCCGTGCCCCAGTCCGCGGAGGTCACCGTTTCACTGACCTATCTCGTCACCAATGCGGGATGGGTTCCCGCCTACTCGGTCCGCGCGGCGACCGACCGAAGTGCCGTCTCGATCGAGTTCGATGCTTCGCTCCTTCAGCAGAGCGGCGAGGATTGGAACGATGTCGCCCTGACCATCTCGACCGCACAACCGACGCTCCGGGCCGATCCGCCCACACTGACGCCGCTCCTGATCGGCGTGATTCCGCCGCCTCCCCCGCCGTCACCCACCCGCTCGGCCGTCTCCAGCGAGCGACTGGCGGCGGCGCCGGCACCTGGCGGAGCAGCCCATGACTCCATGGCGTTCGCGAAGAACGCCGCCGAGCTCGAGGCATGGAGTGGCGGTGCCGCCGTTGTCGACGGTGGTACGGCCGTGAGCTTCGAACTTCCTCGCCGGATCAGCGTGCCGAGCAACGCCGATCGCCGGACGCGCACGCGCGTCGCCACCATTGCGCCGAAGGCGACCTTCGTCCACACGGCCGTTCCCCTTCTCACCGATGCGGTCTACCTTCGAAGCCGATTGATCAACGAGAGTCCCTACCAGCTCATCCCGGGGCCCGCCCAGGTCTTCATGGGCAGCGAGTATGTCGGCACGGCGCCGATGGGGCTCGTGGCGCCGGGAGGCGAGTGCATCGTGGACTTCGGCATTGATCGCTCGATTCGCGCGGTGCGCACGCTGGTCTCGAAGATCACCTCCGAAACCGGCGTCTTCTCCAAGTCAAGAGAGACGACGCGCCGCTACCGGATCGTCATTGAGAATGGCAGTGGCAGGCCGATCGGACTTGAAGTGCTCGACCGTCGCCCGGTGAGCCAGGATGAGCGCATCACGGTGACGACCGAAGGCTTGACTCGGCCCCTCTCGACCGATCCCGAGTATCTCCGGGACGAGGCTCCGATGGGCATCCTGCGCTGGGATCTCTCTGTCCCGGCCACATCGACCGGCGCGAACGCGATGACCGTCGAGTGGACGACCAAGGTCAGTGCGCCGCGCGACCTGCGCATCTCGGAGTTTGCCGATTGA
- the hpnE gene encoding hydroxysqualene dehydroxylase HpnE, whose amino-acid sequence MDRLQGPLQGGVIGTTMTPESVVVIGGGLAGIAASLRLAEAGVKAVVVETRPRLGGRATSFVDPRSGRTLDNCQHVVMGCCTNLLDLYDRLGVLDRIEWHRSTWWADPPRPPRELRPGRLAPPLHFTGSFLRFGVLTLAERRAVGRAMWRLIRMGFAGREAWRGKVFHAFLEAVRQPAGAIERFWEPVVVSACNLPCAKVDAASAMQVFQEGFLGSDFASAIGLSRVPLVDLYDPAEALLARSGGEVRLGLSAKAIAFERDRVTGVVTDEGFIPAGAVISTVPWDRLSKLCSETLRAADRRLQRLDALRPSPILGVHLFFAEPIMQTPHLVLPGRATQWLFNKGVDESGRAHLHAVISAADAWMELDEREIARRVLDDIRWAYPGSGSLEPLEVRSVKEKRATFACEAGVDAFRPGCTPDFVGIGAGCRNLFIAGDWCRTGWPATMEGAVRSGYHTAQAITGSGGVIADLPIGRLVRWLGLR is encoded by the coding sequence GTGGATCGCCTTCAGGGCCCGCTTCAAGGCGGCGTCATCGGGACGACCATGACCCCCGAGTCGGTGGTCGTCATCGGCGGGGGGTTGGCGGGCATCGCCGCATCGCTTCGACTGGCGGAAGCGGGTGTGAAGGCGGTCGTTGTTGAGACGCGACCTCGACTGGGAGGGCGCGCCACGAGCTTCGTTGACCCGCGCTCGGGGCGCACCCTCGACAACTGTCAGCATGTCGTCATGGGGTGCTGCACGAACCTGCTCGATCTCTACGATCGCCTAGGCGTCCTCGATCGGATCGAATGGCATCGCTCCACATGGTGGGCGGATCCGCCGCGACCGCCGCGCGAGCTGCGGCCGGGTCGTCTGGCGCCACCGCTTCACTTCACGGGGAGCTTCCTTCGCTTCGGCGTGCTCACGCTCGCTGAGCGGCGCGCGGTCGGTCGCGCCATGTGGCGGCTCATTCGCATGGGTTTCGCCGGCCGCGAGGCGTGGCGCGGCAAAGTGTTCCACGCTTTCCTCGAAGCAGTTCGTCAGCCCGCCGGTGCGATCGAGCGCTTCTGGGAACCGGTTGTCGTCAGCGCCTGCAACCTTCCCTGCGCCAAGGTTGACGCAGCCTCCGCGATGCAGGTGTTCCAGGAGGGGTTCCTCGGCTCCGACTTCGCCAGCGCGATCGGATTGAGCCGTGTGCCGCTGGTCGATCTCTATGACCCTGCGGAAGCGCTCCTCGCCAGGAGCGGCGGTGAGGTGCGCCTTGGCCTCAGCGCGAAGGCGATCGCGTTTGAGCGAGATCGCGTCACTGGCGTTGTGACCGACGAGGGGTTCATCCCCGCGGGAGCGGTGATTTCCACGGTGCCTTGGGATCGTCTCTCGAAACTCTGCTCGGAGACGCTTCGAGCCGCCGATCGTCGTCTTCAGAGGCTTGATGCCCTGAGGCCCTCGCCCATTCTCGGAGTGCATCTCTTCTTCGCCGAGCCGATCATGCAGACGCCTCATCTGGTGCTTCCGGGGCGGGCGACGCAGTGGCTCTTCAACAAGGGCGTTGATGAGAGCGGTCGCGCTCACCTTCACGCGGTCATCTCCGCCGCTGATGCATGGATGGAGCTCGATGAACGGGAGATTGCTCGGCGCGTGCTCGACGACATCCGCTGGGCCTATCCCGGGAGCGGTAGTCTGGAGCCCCTTGAAGTCCGCTCCGTCAAGGAGAAGCGAGCGACCTTCGCCTGCGAAGCGGGTGTCGATGCGTTCCGACCGGGGTGCACGCCGGACTTCGTCGGCATCGGCGCCGGGTGCCGCAATCTCTTCATCGCCGGTGATTGGTGCCGAACGGGTTGGCCTGCCACGATGGAAGGTGCTGTGCGCAGCGGATATCACACGGCCCAGGCCATTACGGGAAGCGGTGGTGTCATCGCCGATCTGCCCATCGGTCGCCTCGTCCGCTGGCTGGGTCTGAGATGA